The sequence AGCACCAAGAACAAGCCGGTGCAACTCCGCGTGCGCTTTGGCGAATCCGCCAGTGAAGCGATGAGCGAATTAGGCGATAAAAACACCACCAACGACCATGCCGTGCGCGATCAAACGTGTCTCGTGCCGTGGCTCGGCACGCATGAAATCGGCAACACCGGTTTCCGCTTTGTCCGGATTGATTTGGTGACGCCGCATTCACAGGTGTTGATCAAATCCGTGCGCGCGGTGTTCCTTTATCGCGATCTTGAGTATAAAGGTTCCTTCCGTTGCAATGACGAGCGACTGAATCAAATCTGGAACACTGGCGCGTACACGGTGCATTTGAACATGCAGGATTACGTCTGGGACGGTATCAAGCGCGACCGCCTGGTCTGGATCGGCGATATGCATCCCGAAACCATGACCATCAGTTCGGTCTTTGGTGATTGCGCGGTGGTGCGCGCCAGCCTGGACCTGGTCCGTGATGAAACGCCGGCGGGCAAATGGATGAACGGCATCAGCGCCTATTCCATGTGGTGGGTGTTGATTCATCACAGTTGGTACCAGTTCAATGGCAACCTGACCTACCTGGAACAACAGCGGGATGCGCTTAAGACATTACTGCAACAGTTGCTTCAATATGTCGGCACGGATAACCAGGAAAAACTGCCACCCTGGCGGTTTCTCGATTGGCCATCCAGCGAGGATAAACCGGCCATTCACGCCGGGCTGCATTCGCTGCTGGTGTTGACGTTGCAGAACGGGGCGGAACTATGCGGTGCCCTCAAGGAAAGCGCGGTCCGCCAGCAATGTCTTGCGGCGGTTGAGAACCTCAAAAAGCACGTGCCCGAACCGGGTAACAGCAAACAGGCGGCGGCGCTGATGGCCCTTGCCGGGCTGGGCGATCCGCAAAAACTGAATCGGGAAGTGCTGGCGGTGGATGGCGCCAAACGCATGTCCACGTTTTACGGCTACTACGTCCTGCAAGCGCGCGCCAAGGCCGGGGATTACCAGGGCTGCCTGGATGTCATTCGCACGTATTGGGGGGCGATGCTTGACTTGGGAGCCACCACCTTCTGGGAGGATTTTGACCTGGACTGGACCAATAACGCTGGACGTATTGATGAACTGGTCCCCGAGGGTAAAAAGGATGTTCATGGCGACTACGGCAACTACTGCTACAAGGGCTTTCGCCACAGCCTGTGCCATGGTTGGGCGTCGGGTCCCACTCCGTGGCTCAGTGAACACGTGCTGGGTGTCCAAGTGTTGGAACCCGGCTGCAAAACCGTCCGTATTGATCCGCACTTGGGCGACCTCCAATGGGTGGAAGGCACTTTCCCCACCCCCCAAGGCATTATCAAATTGCGCCACGAAAAACTACCCAACGGTAAAATCAAGTCCAAGGTGGATGCCCCGCCTGGCATCAAAATTCAGCAATAGGTTGTTGGATATGGTTTACGGATGATAAAATGACATGCTCGGGCATTTTATCATGATA is a genomic window of Verrucomicrobiota bacterium containing:
- a CDS encoding alpha-L-rhamnosidase C-terminal domain-containing protein — its product is MNMIRMQWMPVSMVVAVAAMVAVPAFAQAPAMSAIPGTARVALPLPLRGGEVTARSSYDPRVRQYIIPARVVWTSPMEQCRVETPTNLLLKGSGQVAVAHTAGCTLKHQGQAPGILLDFGRELQGGIQIAVEGSTKNKPVQLRVRFGESASEAMSELGDKNTTNDHAVRDQTCLVPWLGTHEIGNTGFRFVRIDLVTPHSQVLIKSVRAVFLYRDLEYKGSFRCNDERLNQIWNTGAYTVHLNMQDYVWDGIKRDRLVWIGDMHPETMTISSVFGDCAVVRASLDLVRDETPAGKWMNGISAYSMWWVLIHHSWYQFNGNLTYLEQQRDALKTLLQQLLQYVGTDNQEKLPPWRFLDWPSSEDKPAIHAGLHSLLVLTLQNGAELCGALKESAVRQQCLAAVENLKKHVPEPGNSKQAAALMALAGLGDPQKLNREVLAVDGAKRMSTFYGYYVLQARAKAGDYQGCLDVIRTYWGAMLDLGATTFWEDFDLDWTNNAGRIDELVPEGKKDVHGDYGNYCYKGFRHSLCHGWASGPTPWLSEHVLGVQVLEPGCKTVRIDPHLGDLQWVEGTFPTPQGIIKLRHEKLPNGKIKSKVDAPPGIKIQQ